A region of Salinibacter sp. 10B DNA encodes the following proteins:
- a CDS encoding RNA polymerase sigma-70 factor encodes MRTNEAHESLLVVRSLNVKKMPDDWTDTFESHRERLHALAYRMLGEIQAAEDAVQDAYLRWRSVDLETVNDPGAYLTTIVTRLCLDELSSARAKRETRYTGPWLPEPIVEPMDRPDRAAEQSDAISMAMLVVLETLPPRQRAVYVLREAFDLPYADIAPILDESEGYCRKLAQRARNRIDERDVRSDIRPTEQNQLIQDLMTAIETGDAEAVAETLAEDAVVTSDGGGEVTAARRPVEGREHITRFLLGIAEQVPDDFALNYVLVNGQPGVLATVDGKPQSVWAFHVRNGQIQNAYAVLNPDKLQHVAPSPGSGFSSPGS; translated from the coding sequence ATGAGAACGAACGAAGCCCATGAGTCTCTGCTGGTCGTTCGAAGCCTAAACGTCAAGAAAATGCCCGACGACTGGACGGATACGTTTGAATCGCACCGCGAGCGCCTGCACGCCCTTGCCTATCGGATGTTGGGGGAAATACAGGCCGCTGAAGACGCAGTGCAAGACGCCTACCTGCGCTGGCGCTCCGTGGACCTGGAGACGGTAAACGACCCTGGGGCCTATCTCACCACCATCGTCACGCGTCTCTGCCTGGACGAACTCTCCTCCGCCCGTGCCAAGCGGGAGACGCGCTACACCGGCCCGTGGCTGCCCGAACCGATCGTCGAACCCATGGACCGTCCGGATCGGGCAGCTGAGCAGTCGGATGCCATCTCGATGGCCATGCTGGTGGTGCTGGAAACCCTGCCGCCCCGCCAGCGCGCCGTGTACGTGCTCCGCGAAGCCTTCGACCTGCCCTACGCCGACATTGCGCCCATCCTCGACGAAAGCGAGGGCTACTGCCGAAAGCTCGCTCAACGGGCCCGCAACCGGATCGACGAACGGGATGTCCGCTCCGACATTCGCCCCACTGAGCAGAACCAGCTCATCCAGGACCTGATGACGGCCATTGAAACCGGAGACGCTGAAGCGGTGGCCGAGACGCTGGCCGAGGACGCCGTGGTCACGTCCGACGGCGGCGGGGAGGTTACGGCGGCCCGGCGCCCGGTGGAAGGACGCGAGCACATCACCCGCTTCCTGCTCGGCATTGCGGAGCAGGTGCCGGACGACTTTGCACTCAACTACGTGCTCGTGAACGGGCAGCCCGGCGTCCTCGCGACTGTTGACGGGAAGCCGCAGAGCGTGTGGGCCTTCCACGTGCGCAACGGCCAGATCCAGAACGCCTACGCCGTGCTCAACCCCGACAAGCTCCAGCACGTCGCGCCCTCGCCTGGCAGCGGATTTTCGAGTCCAGGCTCGTAA
- the dat gene encoding D-amino-acid transaminase, which produces MTVYFNGEFVDKENVSISPDDRGFVFGDGVYEVLRAESGQLFQADTHFRRLRRSLHEIKIHGVDVDELQEAVSLLLYHNDLQEGHAKVYLQVTRGAAPRQHAFPETSTEPTVYATASAHEPPVEKWRQGVSTILYPDQRWARCDIKSTALLPNVLANQAAMEQEAFEAILVREGFVTEGSHSTVLGVDDDTVMTHPLTNRILPSTTRRLALNLCDRLDIPVEEVPIPTDDLPDLDELLLLGTTTGVMPVVQVEDWAVGDGTPGAITRELQAAFQELEPV; this is translated from the coding sequence ATGACGGTCTACTTCAACGGGGAGTTCGTCGATAAAGAGAATGTATCCATTTCCCCCGACGATCGGGGATTCGTGTTCGGAGATGGGGTGTACGAGGTCCTCCGTGCCGAGAGCGGCCAGCTGTTTCAGGCCGACACCCACTTTCGGCGCCTCCGGCGGAGCCTTCACGAGATCAAGATTCACGGCGTGGACGTGGACGAGCTCCAGGAGGCGGTGTCGTTGCTCCTCTACCACAACGACCTGCAAGAGGGCCACGCGAAGGTGTATCTTCAGGTGACGCGCGGGGCCGCCCCGCGACAGCATGCCTTTCCGGAGACGTCGACCGAACCGACGGTGTATGCCACCGCTTCGGCGCACGAGCCGCCCGTCGAGAAGTGGAGGCAGGGGGTCTCCACGATTCTGTATCCGGACCAGCGATGGGCGCGTTGCGACATCAAGTCGACCGCGCTTCTTCCGAACGTTCTCGCCAATCAGGCCGCGATGGAGCAGGAGGCCTTTGAGGCCATTTTGGTGCGCGAGGGATTCGTGACGGAAGGGTCGCACTCCACCGTTCTGGGCGTTGACGACGACACCGTGATGACCCATCCACTCACGAACCGGATTCTTCCCAGCACCACGCGCAGGCTGGCACTCAACCTGTGCGACCGTCTCGACATTCCGGTAGAGGAGGTGCCAATTCCGACGGACGACCTCCCCGACCTTGACGAGCTCCTTCTGCTCGGCACCACCACGGGCGTAATGCCGGTCGTGCAGGTGGAAGACTGGGCGGTGGGCGACGGCACGCCCGGTGCCATTACCCGGGAACTGCAGGCGGCCTTTCAGGAGCTCGAACCGGTATAG
- a CDS encoding aspartate carbamoyltransferase catalytic subunit, whose protein sequence is MPHSSTTLAADESTPLQHRHLLDLSTYSREEIVHILDTAEEFRAVLERPIRQVPTLQGTTVASLFFEPSTRTKLSFGLAAGRLSAETVSLSKSGSSVKKGETLKDTARNVEAMKVDVVVLRHSSPGAPHFLSRRTDSVILNAGDGAHAHPTQALLDVLTMREHIDTFEGLNVSIIGDITHSRVARSNINALTTLGANVTLCGPATMLPAEMEQAMDVRTTTDLDAALDNCDIAMALRIQMERQDEGLFPSIREYHMQFGITPEHLEQHPDLLIMHPGPVNRGVELSNEVVDHDRAIILSQVTNGVALRMAVLYLLAPQREGA, encoded by the coding sequence ATGCCCCACTCTAGTACCACCCTCGCTGCCGACGAGTCGACGCCCTTGCAGCACCGCCATCTGCTCGACCTCTCCACCTACAGCCGCGAGGAGATTGTCCACATCCTCGACACGGCAGAGGAGTTTCGGGCTGTGCTTGAGCGACCCATTCGGCAGGTGCCTACGCTTCAGGGCACAACGGTTGCGAGCCTCTTTTTTGAACCCTCCACGCGCACGAAGCTCTCGTTCGGCCTGGCCGCCGGGCGCCTCTCGGCCGAGACCGTCAGCCTGTCGAAGTCCGGGTCGTCGGTGAAGAAGGGCGAGACGCTGAAGGATACGGCCCGCAACGTGGAGGCAATGAAGGTAGACGTGGTGGTGCTGCGTCACAGCTCGCCCGGGGCGCCTCACTTCCTTTCCCGCCGCACCGACAGTGTGATTCTGAACGCAGGGGACGGCGCCCACGCTCACCCGACCCAGGCGTTGCTCGACGTGCTCACGATGCGAGAACACATCGACACGTTCGAGGGGCTGAACGTCTCCATCATCGGCGACATCACGCACAGCCGGGTGGCCCGCTCCAACATCAACGCCCTCACCACGCTCGGGGCCAACGTCACGCTCTGCGGCCCCGCCACGATGCTGCCGGCGGAGATGGAGCAGGCGATGGACGTGCGCACCACCACGGATCTCGACGCGGCACTGGACAATTGCGACATTGCGATGGCCCTCCGCATTCAGATGGAGCGGCAGGACGAGGGGCTTTTCCCCAGCATTCGCGAGTACCACATGCAGTTCGGCATCACGCCGGAGCACCTGGAGCAACACCCCGACCTCCTCATCATGCATCCGGGGCCGGTGAACCGGGGCGTGGAGCTATCGAACGAGGTCGTCGATCATGATCGTGCGATCATCCTCAGCCAGGTCACCAA
- a CDS encoding alpha/beta fold hydrolase, whose protein sequence is MRRPLRFCTSLLFAVLFTVCVHAQPALQTADLGTCALENGGTIQDCTIGYRTAGTLNDERSNAILFPTWFSGTTDDLTGQMGPGSLIDTSRYHVIFVDALGNGVSSSPSTSAVQADSTFPVFTVEDMVHTQHRLLTEVLNIDSLHAVLGTSMGGMQAFAWMMQYPAFMNKAVPIAGTPRLTPQDRLLWQAELRAFRTACRASDDRRQAMRTIAAIHSLHLQTPTTLARMDSTEFREFFGAQEDAILEFDPYDWAWQIKAMLRHDVTEPFGGSMQRAANAVEADVLVVTVQQDQMVNPLPAQRFAETLGAEEVRLNSPCGHLGTGCKQDTVATTVRQFLREN, encoded by the coding sequence GTGCGCAGACCTCTTCGCTTCTGTACGTCTCTCCTTTTTGCGGTGCTCTTCACCGTGTGCGTTCACGCCCAGCCCGCGCTGCAGACCGCCGACCTGGGCACGTGCGCGCTGGAAAATGGAGGTACGATTCAGGACTGCACGATCGGCTACCGCACCGCCGGCACGCTGAACGACGAGCGGTCGAACGCCATCCTCTTCCCCACCTGGTTTTCGGGCACGACGGACGACCTCACGGGCCAGATGGGGCCGGGCAGCCTCATCGATACCAGCCGCTACCACGTGATTTTCGTCGATGCGCTGGGCAACGGGGTCTCCTCGTCTCCCTCGACCAGTGCTGTTCAGGCAGACTCCACCTTTCCCGTCTTCACCGTGGAGGACATGGTGCACACCCAGCATCGCCTCCTCACCGAAGTTCTGAATATCGACTCACTGCACGCCGTCCTGGGCACGTCGATGGGCGGGATGCAGGCGTTCGCGTGGATGATGCAGTACCCCGCGTTCATGAACAAGGCGGTGCCCATTGCTGGCACGCCGCGCCTCACCCCGCAGGATCGCCTGCTGTGGCAGGCCGAACTGCGCGCCTTCCGCACCGCGTGCCGCGCCTCGGATGATCGGCGGCAGGCCATGCGCACGATTGCTGCCATCCACAGCCTCCACTTGCAAACACCGACGACGCTGGCCCGGATGGACTCCACCGAGTTTCGGGAGTTTTTCGGCGCGCAGGAAGACGCCATTCTCGAATTCGACCCGTACGACTGGGCCTGGCAGATCAAGGCCATGCTCCGCCACGATGTCACCGAGCCGTTCGGCGGGTCTATGCAGCGTGCTGCCAACGCCGTGGAGGCCGACGTGCTCGTCGTGACCGTTCAGCAGGATCAGATGGTGAATCCGCTGCCGGCCCAGCGCTTTGCCGAGACGCTTGGGGCCGAGGAAGTACGTCTGAACTCCCCCTGCGGTCACCTTGGCACCGGTTGTAAGCAGGACACCGTTGCCACTACCGTCCGCCAGTTCCTTCGCGAGAACTGA
- the pyrR gene encoding bifunctional pyr operon transcriptional regulator/uracil phosphoribosyltransferase PyrR yields the protein MQTDDRIKAQLMSARDLERTLDRMAQQILELVDPDDPEAAAPFAFVGMQTRGVFLARRLQQRIKAQEDVDLPVGTLDVTMYRDDVRMRLAQPHMQETRIPFSVTDRHIVLVDDVVFTGRTGRAALDALMDLGRPASVRFLAIIDRGHRELPIATDIVGREVPTLPNEEVRVRVGEIDEVDGVWLVEAPSPDTDDPSRSAP from the coding sequence GTGCAGACCGACGACCGCATCAAGGCCCAGCTTATGTCCGCCCGCGATCTGGAGCGGACGCTCGACCGCATGGCGCAGCAAATTCTGGAGCTCGTAGACCCGGATGACCCAGAGGCCGCGGCGCCATTTGCGTTCGTCGGCATGCAGACGCGGGGCGTCTTTCTGGCGCGTCGCCTCCAACAGCGAATCAAGGCACAAGAGGATGTGGACCTGCCGGTGGGCACGCTCGACGTCACCATGTACCGCGACGATGTGCGGATGCGGCTGGCGCAGCCCCACATGCAGGAAACGCGCATTCCCTTCAGTGTCACAGATCGCCACATTGTCCTGGTCGACGACGTCGTGTTTACGGGCCGCACGGGCCGCGCTGCGCTCGACGCCTTGATGGACCTGGGTCGCCCGGCCTCCGTGCGCTTTCTCGCGATTATCGACCGCGGCCACCGCGAGTTGCCCATCGCGACCGACATTGTGGGACGGGAAGTGCCCACCCTTCCCAACGAAGAAGTCCGTGTTCGGGTCGGCGAAATCGACGAGGTGGACGGCGTCTGGCTCGTGGAGGCGCCGTCCCCCGACACCGACGATCCATCCCGCTCGGCGCCCTAG
- a CDS encoding DUF58 domain-containing protein, translating to MPDSDTALRYLDPVVISQLATMELRARLIVEGFITGLHRSPYHGFSVEFAEHRPYNPGDELRHVDWKVYAKTDRYYIKQYEEETNLRSHIVLDTSPSMRYKGDAELSKLEYGSYLAAGLHNLMLKQRDATGLIGFDETVHTMRPPKATPSYLNQLLVALEQMSDEEPDDERRTSAAAALDEVAERIGRRSLVVVITDLFENIGAHEDLLKSLRHLRHRGHEVIVFHVLEGETERTFSFPDRPTLFRDMETGEEITLQPSQLRDHYEEAVEHFTETFRRSCLEHDIDFAELDTNEPYDTALMAYLNKRTRLV from the coding sequence ATGCCCGACTCCGACACCGCACTTCGCTACCTCGATCCCGTCGTCATCTCGCAGCTGGCCACGATGGAGCTGCGAGCCCGGCTGATTGTGGAGGGCTTTATCACCGGACTCCACCGCAGTCCCTACCACGGCTTCTCGGTCGAGTTCGCCGAGCACCGGCCCTACAATCCGGGCGACGAGTTGCGGCACGTGGACTGGAAGGTGTACGCCAAGACGGACCGCTACTACATCAAGCAGTATGAGGAGGAAACGAACCTGCGAAGCCACATTGTGCTCGACACCTCGCCGTCCATGCGGTACAAGGGCGACGCCGAACTCTCGAAGCTGGAGTACGGCTCGTACCTCGCTGCCGGCCTGCACAACCTGATGCTCAAACAACGCGACGCCACCGGCCTCATCGGATTCGACGAAACGGTGCACACGATGCGTCCCCCGAAGGCCACGCCGAGCTACCTGAATCAGCTCCTCGTCGCCCTGGAGCAGATGAGCGACGAGGAGCCGGACGACGAGCGTCGCACCAGTGCCGCGGCAGCACTCGACGAAGTGGCCGAACGCATCGGGCGTCGCTCACTCGTGGTCGTCATTACGGATCTCTTCGAAAACATCGGCGCCCACGAGGACCTGCTGAAGTCGCTGCGCCACCTGCGGCATCGAGGGCACGAGGTCATCGTCTTTCACGTGCTGGAGGGCGAAACGGAGCGAACGTTCTCTTTTCCGGACCGGCCCACGCTCTTCCGCGACATGGAAACCGGAGAGGAAATCACCCTCCAGCCCAGCCAGCTCCGCGACCACTACGAAGAAGCGGTCGAGCACTTTACGGAAACCTTCCGCCGCAGCTGCTTGGAGCACGACATCGACTTTGCCGAACTCGACACCAACGAGCCGTACGATACGGCGCTGATGGCCTATCTCAACAAGCGGACTCGGTTGGTGTAG
- a CDS encoding creatininase family protein, whose amino-acid sequence MSPRPYLLDETNWQTVKATDYEVAVLPWGATEAHNYHLPYATDTIQCDYVAAEAAGQAWENGTRVLVLPTVPFGVDTGHLDIPGVVNMHPSTQAAVLRDVAESLTTQGFRKLVVLNGHGGNTFKPLVREVQTQYDDLFICVAHWFQIGDWGDYFDDHGDHAGEMETSVMLNAAPELVRPLDEAGDGAARQFSIDALRSDWAWTERQWTEVTDDTGVGNPKAASKEKGAAYLDEVTTTLATLFTDLAAADLDDLFTDAP is encoded by the coding sequence ATGAGCCCACGTCCCTACCTCCTCGACGAAACGAACTGGCAGACCGTCAAGGCCACCGACTACGAAGTGGCCGTGCTACCGTGGGGGGCCACCGAAGCCCACAACTACCATCTCCCCTACGCCACCGACACGATCCAGTGCGACTACGTCGCTGCGGAGGCGGCCGGGCAGGCCTGGGAGAACGGCACCCGCGTCCTCGTCCTGCCCACCGTCCCGTTCGGTGTGGACACCGGGCACCTTGACATCCCCGGCGTCGTGAACATGCATCCGAGCACACAGGCCGCCGTTCTCCGCGACGTGGCCGAGTCGCTCACGACGCAGGGCTTCCGCAAACTGGTCGTCCTCAACGGCCACGGCGGCAACACCTTCAAGCCGCTCGTCCGCGAGGTGCAGACGCAGTACGACGACCTCTTCATCTGCGTGGCCCACTGGTTCCAGATCGGCGACTGGGGCGACTACTTCGACGACCACGGCGACCACGCGGGGGAGATGGAGACGAGCGTGATGCTGAACGCGGCGCCGGAGCTCGTGCGGCCGCTGGACGAGGCGGGGGATGGGGCCGCCCGGCAATTTTCAATCGATGCGCTGCGGTCGGACTGGGCCTGGACCGAACGCCAGTGGACCGAGGTCACCGACGACACGGGCGTGGGCAACCCGAAGGCCGCCAGCAAGGAGAAGGGCGCGGCCTATCTGGACGAGGTGACCACTACGCTCGCCACCCTCTTCACCGACCTCGCGGCTGCCGACCTCGACGACCTGTTCACCGATGCCCCCTAA